A window of Anas acuta chromosome 8, bAnaAcu1.1, whole genome shotgun sequence contains these coding sequences:
- the MRPS14 gene encoding small ribosomal subunit protein uS14m, whose protein sequence is MAAAALRWALRAAGQVLPSPCTRQVRSYFVDWRMLRDVKRRKLAYEYADERLRINAIRKNTILPKELQEVADKEIAALPRDSCPVRIRNRCVLTSRPRGVKRRWRLSRIVFRHFADHAQMSGIQRAMW, encoded by the exons ATGGCGGCGGCCGCGCTGCGCTGGGCGCTGCGGGCGGCGGGGCAG gttCTCCCCTCACCGTGCACGAGGCAAGTGCGGAGCTACTTCGTGGACTGGAGGATGCTGCGCGAtgtgaagaggaggaagctggCCTACGAGTATGCTGACGAGCGGCTGCGGATCAACGCCATCCGAAAGAACACCATCCTGCCCAAGGAGCTGCAG GAAGTGGCTGATAAAGAGATTGCTGCATTGCCTCGGGACAGCTGCCCTGTGAGAATCCGAAATAGGTGTGTTCTGACATCCCGCCCTCGGGGGGTGAAGAGGCGGTGGAGGCTGAGCAGAATTGTTTTCCGCCATTTTGCTGATCACGCTCAAATGTCTGGCATACAGAGGGCCATGTGGTAG
- the TNN gene encoding tenascin-N: MDFQSWFAFLVGVLLCCAVQTSAAQLPASDNCTSNGQRISFSHSYKIDLPTSSQIKVEADPLQHVDNSEVQLDPGETEENNEQNIIFRHNIHVHKPKGDCETLAHIKGLLERMEKLEKQVAELREACSPQKCCGGSQGISPCSGHGTFLYETCSCKCSEGWEGSDCSHPTCHCHGRGRCDSGKCVCDEPYFGEDCSQQLCPENCSGNGICDTARGVCQCYEEFTGEDCSEKRCPGDCSGNGFCDTGECYCHEGFFGPDCSQVLAPQNLRLLNSTEDSLTVSWDQMIDVDNYLISYYPVEHEMLVKQVHVPKERLSYEIVGLHPSTTYNVTLRHVKKGITSEPKHLEASTVLSAPSAIWMAEEMEHSLEVEWENPPMDVDYYKLKFRSLVEMDEKQVVVPKSSDPKSRHIMTGLKPGTEYEVTVIPVKDGKEGKPSSVSGKTGIDSPTNVVTDRVSEDTATVSWNKVEAPIDRYMVRYTSADGNIKEIEVGSENSIITLLDLKPGMEYIIHIWAEKGPQRSKKASTRAVTEIDSPTMLLTDQVTEDAITVSWNKVLASIDRYRVSYTSADGYTEEKEVEKDKNVSILAGLKTGMEYVIHVWAEKGEQQSKRASTEAVTDIDSPAHLVTDKVTERTATISWDRVHAPIDRYMLNYTSADGDTEEIEVGKNKAATTLIELKPGTKYVIYLWAEKGTRQSKRTSTEAVTEMDSPKNLVADQVTEDSATISWDSVEAPIDRYMVSYTSADGDTKEMEVGKAKSITTLTGLNAGMKYTIHLWAELGSKQSKRASTDALTEIDPPKNLRVSDVTQSTGVVTWTPPAAQIDGYSLTYQGPDGTSKAVQLGPSEQRFVLEGLEQGAKYSIFVMAYKGDRQSRKTDSTFSTVSFLYPHPADCSQIQQNGDALSGTYTIYLNGDSSRPMQVYCDMTTDGGGWIVFQRRNTGELDFYKRWKNYVEGFGDPTGEFWLGLDQLHNLTSSSPIRYELRVDLRTANESAYAVYDFFQVASSRERYRLSVGNYRGNAGDAMTYHNGWKFTTWDRDNDVALSNCALTHHGAWWYKNCHLANLNGKYGESKHSEGVNWEPWKGHEFSIPFTEMKIRPQSSSNESILGRRKRTLQGRRKKIRA; encoded by the exons ATGGATTTCCAGAGCTGGTTTGCCTTCCTAGTTGGGGtattgctgtgctgtgctgttcaGACATCTGCCGCTCAACTTCCTGCCTCTGACAACTGCACCAGCAATGGTCAACGAAtatccttcagccactcctacAAGATTGACCTGCCAACGTCTTCTCAGATCAAGGTGGAGGCAGATCCATTGCAGCATGTGGACAATAGTGAGGTGCAGCTAGATCCTGGGGAGACTGAGGAAAACAATGAGCAGAATATCATCTTTAGgcacaacatccatgtgcaCAAACCTAAAGGGGACTGTGAAACTCTGGCCCACATCAAAGGTCTGCTTGAGAGGATGGAGAAGCTAGAGAAACAAGTGGCAGAGCTGAGAGAAGCCTGCAGCCCTCAGAAGTGCTGTGGGGGAAGCCAAG GCATCTCTCCCTGCAGCGGACACGGGACATTCCTCTACGAGACGTGCAGCTGTAAGTGCTCcgagggctgggagggcagtgACTGCTCCCACCCCACCTGCCACTGCCACGGCCGTGGGCGCTGTGATAGTGGGAAGTGTGTCTGTGATGAGCCCTATTTTGGTGAGGattgcagccagcagctctgtcctgaGAACTGCAGTGGCAATGGTATCTGTGACACGGCCAGAGGGGTCTGCCAGTGCTATGAGGAGTTCACCGGAGAGGACTGCAGTGAGAAACGATGTCCCGGGGACTGCAGTGGCAATGGATTTTGTGACACAGGAGAGTGCTACTGCCATGAGGGCTTCTTTGGCCCTGACTGTTCCCAGG tGCTTGCTCCTCAGAACCTGCGCCTGCTGAACTCCACAGAGGACTCCCTGACTGTCAGCTGGGACCAAATGATTGATGTGGATAATTACCTCATTAGCTATTACCCAGTAGAACATGAGATGTTGGTGAAACAAGTCCATGTGCCCAAAGAGCGGCTCAGCTATGAGATTGTGGGTCTCCACCCCAGCACTACATACAATGTCACACTTCGTCATGTAAAGAAGGGGATTACCAGTGAGCCCAAGCATCTAGAAGCAAGCACGG TCCTGTCAGCACCCAGTGCCATCTGGATGGCAGAGGAGATGGAGCACTCCCTAGAAGTGGAGTGGGAGAACCCACCAATGGATGTGGATTATTACAAGCTGAAGTTCAGGTCCCTGGTGGAGATGGATGAGAAGCAGGTTGTGGTACCCAAAAGCAGTGACCCCAAGAGCAGACACATCATGACTG GCCTGAAACCTGGCACAGAGTACGAGGTCACTGTCATACCTGTGAAAGATGGTAAAGAGGGGAAACCATCCTCAGTGAGTGGCAAGACTG GAATTGATAGCCCAACCAATGTGGTGACAGACCGAGTATCAGAGGATACAGCCACTGTCTCATGGAATAAAGTCGAGGCTCCCATAGACAGGTACATGGTGAGATACACTTCAGCTGATGGGAACATCAAGGAAATAGAGGTGGGCAGTGAAAACAGCATCATCACCTTACTGGATCTGAAGCCAGGCATGGAATATATCATCCACATCTGGGCAGAGAAGGGTCCCCAGAGGAGCAAGAAGGCCAGCACCAGAGCTGTGACAG AAATCGACAGCCCAACTATGCTGTTGACTGACCAAGTGACAGAGGATGCAATTACTGTTTCCTGGAACAAAGTCCTGGCTTCAATAGACAGATACAGAGTGAGTTACACATCGGCTGATGGGTatacagaggagaaagaagtgGAGAAAGACAAGAATGTCAGCATCTTAGCAGGACTGAAGACGGGCATGGAGTATGTGATTCATGTCTGGGCAGAAAAGGGAGAACAACAGAGCAAGAGGGCCAGCACTGAGGCTGTGACAG ATATTGACAGCCCCGCTCACCTGGTGACTGATAAAGTGACAGAGAGGACAGCCACTATCTCCTGGGACAGGGTCCACGCTCCCATAGATAGGTACATGCTGAACTACACTTCTGCTGATGGTGACACTGAGGAGATAGAAGTGGGGAAGAACAAGGCTGCCACAACTCTGATAGAACTGAAACCTGGCACTAAATATGTCATCTACCTCTGGGCAGAGAAGGGAACCCGGCAGAGCAAGAGGACCAGCACTGAGGCAGTGACAG AAATGGACAGCCCAAAGAATCTGGTAGCAGACCAAGTGACAGAGGACTCAGCCACCATCTCTTGGGATAGCGTCGAAGCTCCCATAGATAGGTATATGGTGAGCTACACTTCTGCTGATGGGGACACCAAGGAAATGGAAGTGGGGAAAGCCAAGAGTATTACAACTCTGACAGGACTAAATGCAGGCATGAAGTATACCATCCATCTCTGGGCAGAGTTGGGAAGCAAACAGAGCAAGAGGGCAAGCACGGATGCACTGACAG AGATTGATCCTCCCAAGAACCTGCGTGTATCAGATGTGACTCAGTCTACTGGTGTAGTTACCTGgactcctcctgcagcacagattGATGGCTATTCTCTGACCTACCAGGGTCCAGATGGCACCAGCAAG GCAGTGCAGCTGGGTCCTAGTGAACAACGGTTTGTGCTGGAAGGACTGGAACAAGGagcaaaatattccatttttgTGATGGCCTATAAGGGAGATCGCCAgagcagaaagacagacagTACCTTCTCAACAG TTAGCTTCCTCTACCCACATCCAGCAGACTGCAGCCAGATACAGCAGAATGGAGATGCCCTGAGCGGCACGTACACCATTTACCTCAACGGAGACAGCAGCAGGCCGATGCAGGTGTACTGTGACATGACCACCGATGGAGGCGGGTGGATA gtgttTCAGAGGCGGAACACAGGCGAGCTGGATTTCTACAAACGTTGGAAAAATTATGTGGAAGGCTTTGGAGATCCCACTGGGGAATTTTGGCTTG GTCTTGACCAGCTGCACAACCTCACAAGCAGCAGCCCCATCCGCTATGAGCTGCGGGTGGATCTGCGGACAGCCAATGAGTCTGCCTACGCTGTCTACGACTTCTTCCAGGTTGCCTCTAGCAGAGAGAGGTACAGGCTGTCGGTGGGGAATTACAGAGGCAATGCTG GGGATGCCATGACCTACCACAATGGCTGGAAGTTCACAACGTGGGACAGAGACAATGACGTGGCTCTCAGCAACTGTGCTCTGACACACCATGGCGCGTGGTGGTACAAGAACTGCCACTTGGCCAACCTTAATGGGAAATATGGGGAGAGCAAACACAGCGAG ggggTGAACTGGGAGCCATGGAAGGGCCATGAGTTCTCCATCCCTTTTACCGAGATGAAGATCCGTCCTCAGTCTTCTAGTAATGAGTCAATTcttgggaggaggaagagaactctacagggaaggaggaagaagatcAGGGCTTAA
- the KIAA0040 gene encoding uncharacterized protein KIAA0040 homolog, producing the protein MEQKISSFFNSILELIRTKHKEGVFNTVCLVVLMGLPFVVLIASIFICCHCCFSSWRRRRQSRKKGGPSSKGQPHADKNKKKKKKKKDEEDLWISAQPKLLLLDKRPSLPI; encoded by the coding sequence ATGGAGCAGAAGATCAGCTCCTTCTTTAATTCCATCTTGGAACTCATCCGCACCAAGCACAAGGAGGGAGTCTTCAACACTGTCTGCCTTGTAGTGCTGATGGGCCTGCCCTTCGTCGTCCTCATCGCGTCCATCTTCatctgctgccactgctgcttctccagctggcggcggcggcggcaaaGTAGGAAGAAAGGCGGCCCCAGCAGCAAGGGGCAGCCACACGCcgacaagaacaagaagaagaagaagaagaagaaggatgAAGAGGACCTGTGGATCTCAGCTCAGCCCAAGCTGCTCTTGCTGGACAAGAGGCCATCCTTGCCCATCTAG